The following proteins are co-located in the Trichocoleus sp. FACHB-46 genome:
- the bchI gene encoding magnesium chelatase ATPase subunit I, translating to MSLTAQASPNSKSATRRLVFPFTAIVGQEEMKLALLLNVIDPKIGGVMIMGDRGTGKSTTIRALADLLPEIEVVADDPFNSHPTDPELMSDAVKQLVEQQGGVKVAQKKVIMVDLPLGATEDRVCGTIDIEKALSEGVKAFEPGLLAKANRGILYVDEVNLLDDHLVDVLLDSAASGWNTVEREGISIRHPARFVLVGSGNPEEGELRPQLLDRFGMHAEIRTVKEPSLRVQIVEQRTEFDQNPQAFLEQYQAQQDELQERLVGAQERLKSVSMDYDLRVNISQVCSELDVDGLRGDIVTNRAAKAIAALEGRTEVTVDDIRRVVTLCLRHRLRKDPLESIDSGYKVEKVFNRVFGLEEAETEAVAATNGTGARAR from the coding sequence GTGAGTCTGACTGCCCAAGCTAGCCCAAATTCAAAATCAGCTACTCGCCGCCTGGTGTTTCCCTTCACAGCCATTGTGGGTCAGGAGGAAATGAAACTGGCCCTGCTGCTGAACGTAATTGACCCTAAGATTGGCGGTGTCATGATCATGGGCGATCGCGGCACAGGTAAATCCACCACCATTCGTGCCTTGGCTGACCTGCTACCTGAAATTGAAGTAGTAGCAGACGACCCCTTCAACAGCCACCCCACCGATCCGGAGCTGATGAGCGATGCCGTCAAACAACTGGTAGAGCAGCAGGGTGGTGTTAAAGTTGCCCAGAAAAAAGTCATCATGGTTGACTTGCCCCTTGGTGCGACCGAAGACCGAGTTTGTGGCACGATCGACATCGAAAAAGCATTATCAGAAGGGGTAAAAGCATTTGAACCTGGCCTGTTAGCCAAGGCAAACCGAGGCATCCTGTATGTGGATGAAGTCAACTTGCTGGATGACCACTTGGTAGACGTACTCCTCGACTCTGCCGCCTCTGGTTGGAATACAGTTGAGCGGGAAGGTATTTCGATTCGGCACCCGGCTCGTTTCGTCTTGGTTGGTTCCGGGAACCCAGAAGAAGGTGAACTCCGACCCCAACTGCTCGACCGCTTCGGGATGCACGCGGAGATCCGCACCGTCAAAGAGCCATCTCTACGGGTGCAAATCGTCGAGCAACGCACTGAGTTTGACCAAAACCCTCAAGCTTTCCTAGAGCAGTATCAGGCGCAGCAGGATGAGCTACAAGAGCGCTTAGTGGGAGCGCAAGAACGCCTCAAATCTGTCAGCATGGACTACGATCTGCGCGTGAATATCTCTCAGGTTTGCTCTGAGTTAGATGTAGATGGGCTCCGAGGCGATATCGTGACCAATCGGGCTGCCAAAGCGATCGCAGCCTTGGAAGGTCGCACCGAAGTCACTGTCGATGACATTCGCCGAGTGGTCACGCTTTGTCTGCGTCACCGCCTCCGCAAAGACCCTCTAGAATCCATTGATTCTGGCTACAAAGTGGAAAAAGTGTTTAATCGCGTATTCGGCTTAGAAGAAGCAGAAACTGAGGCGGTGGCTGCGACTAACGGCACTGGAGCCAGAGCTCGCTAA
- a CDS encoding CHASE2 domain-containing serine/threonine-protein kinase translates to MISKLAHQIRFTRPSLERWRKLIPMVTQPALVTSVIVTGLVLGVRQVGGWQLLELAAYDRLVQLQPDLGPDPRLLVVAITESDIQAQNRWPISDQAIAQALAELQRYQPAAIGLDILREIPQPPGRTSLLQQLQAPNVVTISTLGDTANNKTKAPPGVPSERVGFNDIVFDSDNVIRRNFLFGETDNAEFASLSLRLASKYLAPRGITPQQPWKSYQAVRWGEAVFTPLQPNSGGYSNGDAGGYQVLLSYHSNQRVARQVTLTQVLQRQVNPAWIKDKIILIGTTAPSIKDLFPTPYSAIEQGNPEMPGVLIHAHMVSQFISAALGQRSLVWFWPEWAEGLWIWGWAAVGALLAWRVRHPVYLGLIGIAAVGGLYLVCYGWFTQSAWIPFVPPAIALLTTAGSLVSYFAYQAYQERKTIAEQVEDQEKTIALLQTLLSGDPTIALTSAPTSAASGDTTLIPTQSTKRSVTTQVPTSSTKSNDATEAINTRTYSDQHVANDLEDPISDRPRFLLSRRYKIDRVLASGGFSLTYLAQDTQRPGNPLCVVKHLVPARSDMRFLQTARRLFKTEAEILEKLGKHDQIPQLLASFEENAEFYLVEEFIAGHPLSEELPAGKRLLEAQVVELLRPILEVLAFLHERHVIHRDLKPSNIMRRQLDQQLVLIDFGAVKQMQPQDYSASRQSAQEEGFTVAIGTRGYAPPEQLAGYPGLSSDVYALGMIAIQALTGFFPYQLSPNPETGTVIWREFTEVSDQFAAVLDRMICYYFNERYQSAGEVLRDLKALET, encoded by the coding sequence GTGATCTCTAAACTGGCGCATCAAATCCGTTTTACACGGCCTAGCTTAGAACGCTGGCGCAAGCTGATACCGATGGTGACTCAACCCGCTCTAGTGACGAGCGTGATTGTCACAGGTTTGGTGCTGGGGGTGCGGCAAGTGGGAGGATGGCAACTGCTGGAGTTAGCGGCTTACGATCGCCTAGTGCAACTGCAACCTGATTTGGGACCTGACCCTCGCTTACTTGTAGTTGCCATTACCGAATCAGATATTCAAGCTCAAAATAGGTGGCCAATCTCGGATCAGGCGATCGCGCAAGCCTTAGCTGAACTCCAGCGTTACCAGCCCGCTGCCATTGGTTTAGATATCCTGCGGGAAATTCCCCAGCCACCGGGGCGCACGTCCCTGCTGCAACAACTACAAGCACCGAATGTAGTCACAATCTCGACCTTGGGGGACACAGCCAACAACAAGACCAAGGCTCCGCCGGGTGTGCCAAGTGAGCGGGTGGGATTTAACGATATTGTCTTCGACTCTGACAACGTGATTCGGCGCAATTTTCTCTTCGGAGAAACTGATAACGCTGAATTTGCTTCTTTGTCGTTGCGGTTGGCATCAAAGTATTTGGCCCCCCGAGGAATTACCCCGCAACAGCCCTGGAAAAGTTACCAGGCAGTCCGCTGGGGTGAGGCTGTGTTTACGCCGTTACAACCAAATTCCGGTGGTTACAGCAACGGTGATGCTGGCGGGTATCAAGTCTTATTGAGCTATCACTCGAACCAGCGAGTGGCTCGTCAAGTGACATTGACGCAGGTATTGCAGCGTCAAGTGAATCCAGCCTGGATCAAAGACAAAATTATCTTGATCGGAACCACAGCCCCTAGTATCAAAGATTTGTTTCCTACTCCCTACAGCGCGATTGAGCAGGGCAACCCAGAAATGCCAGGAGTGCTGATTCATGCTCACATGGTCAGTCAATTTATCAGTGCGGCGTTGGGCCAGCGATCGCTAGTTTGGTTTTGGCCTGAGTGGGCTGAAGGATTGTGGATTTGGGGCTGGGCGGCGGTAGGGGCCTTGTTGGCTTGGCGAGTTCGGCATCCGGTCTACCTGGGTTTGATAGGAATTGCTGCCGTCGGTGGCTTATATCTGGTTTGCTATGGCTGGTTTACCCAGTCTGCTTGGATTCCTTTTGTACCGCCTGCGATCGCCCTACTCACGACAGCGGGTAGCTTGGTTTCTTACTTTGCTTATCAGGCGTATCAAGAGCGTAAAACGATCGCTGAACAAGTTGAAGACCAAGAAAAAACGATTGCCCTGTTGCAAACCTTGTTAAGTGGGGATCCAACCATTGCTTTAACTAGCGCTCCGACCAGTGCTGCAAGTGGTGACACCACCTTAATCCCGACCCAGAGTACCAAGCGGAGTGTCACCACCCAGGTGCCCACTAGTAGCACCAAGTCTAATGATGCAACTGAGGCCATTAATACCCGCACTTATTCAGATCAGCATGTTGCTAATGACCTTGAAGACCCAATCAGCGATCGCCCTCGCTTCCTGTTGAGTCGGCGCTACAAAATTGATCGCGTCCTGGCATCCGGGGGGTTTAGCTTGACCTATTTAGCTCAAGATACTCAGCGACCCGGTAATCCGCTGTGCGTGGTGAAGCATTTAGTGCCAGCCCGGAGTGATATGCGTTTTTTGCAAACTGCTAGACGCTTGTTCAAAACTGAAGCTGAAATTTTGGAAAAGCTAGGGAAACACGATCAAATTCCGCAACTTTTAGCTTCATTTGAAGAGAACGCTGAGTTTTACTTAGTAGAGGAATTTATAGCGGGGCACCCTCTCAGCGAGGAGTTACCTGCCGGCAAGCGGTTGTTAGAAGCTCAAGTTGTAGAGTTACTCAGGCCCATCTTAGAAGTCTTAGCATTTCTGCACGAACGTCATGTGATTCATCGGGACCTCAAGCCCAGCAATATCATGCGTCGCCAACTCGATCAACAACTAGTGCTAATTGATTTTGGAGCTGTGAAACAAATGCAGCCTCAAGACTATAGTGCTTCCCGCCAGAGCGCCCAAGAAGAAGGATTTACTGTTGCGATCGGTACTCGTGGCTATGCTCCCCCAGAGCAGCTAGCTGGATACCCTGGTCTCAGCAGCGATGTTTATGCGCTGGGAATGATCGCCATTCAAGCCCTAACCGGGTTTTTTCCCTACCAACTGTCACCGAATCCTGAAACGGGCACTGTGATTTGGCGAGAGTTTACTGAGGTCAGCGATCAATTTGCGGCGGTTTTGGATCGCATGATCTGCTACTACTTCAACGAGCGATACCAATCTGCTGGTGAGGTTTTGCGGGATCTTAAAGCGCTAGAAACTTGA
- the dapB gene encoding 4-hydroxy-tetrahydrodipicolinate reductase, which produces MTSQLPIPVVVNGAAGKMGREVVKAVAQAPDLTLIGAVDRNPKYIGEDVGEVAGCGPLEVPILNDFEPVLAMAGQEKQLGVMVDFTHPDGVYDNVRAAIAYGVRPVVGTTGLSPQQIQELAEFADKASTGCLIIPNFSIGMVLLQQAAIQASQHFDHVEIIELHHNQKADAPSGTALQTAQMLAELGKSFNPATVEETEKIPGAKGALADEGIRIHSVRLPGLIAHQEVIFGAAGQIYTLRHDTSDRACYMPGVLLSIRKVIQLKSLVYGLEKIL; this is translated from the coding sequence ATGACAAGTCAACTTCCCATTCCGGTTGTTGTTAACGGGGCTGCGGGAAAAATGGGCCGCGAAGTCGTCAAGGCTGTCGCCCAAGCACCTGATCTGACCCTGATTGGGGCTGTCGATCGCAATCCCAAATACATAGGTGAAGACGTAGGGGAAGTGGCTGGATGCGGCCCTTTAGAAGTGCCAATCCTTAACGACTTTGAGCCAGTCCTAGCGATGGCTGGGCAAGAGAAGCAGCTAGGAGTGATGGTCGATTTCACTCACCCAGACGGTGTGTATGACAACGTGAGAGCTGCGATCGCCTATGGTGTTCGTCCCGTTGTCGGCACGACTGGCTTAAGCCCCCAGCAGATTCAAGAATTAGCCGAATTTGCTGACAAAGCCAGTACAGGTTGTCTCATCATTCCTAATTTCTCAATTGGTATGGTGCTGCTGCAACAGGCCGCAATCCAAGCTTCCCAGCACTTCGACCATGTCGAAATCATTGAACTACACCACAACCAAAAAGCAGATGCTCCAAGCGGAACAGCGCTACAAACAGCGCAAATGCTAGCCGAGCTAGGTAAAAGCTTTAACCCAGCAACGGTTGAGGAAACTGAAAAAATACCAGGAGCCAAAGGAGCTTTAGCCGATGAAGGAATTCGTATTCATAGTGTGCGTTTACCCGGTTTAATTGCTCATCAAGAAGTCATTTTTGGCGCAGCTGGGCAAATTTATACCCTGCGGCATGACACGAGCGATCGCGCTTGCTACATGCCCGGAGTCTTGCTTTCAATTCGCAAAGTGATTCAGCTAAAGTCGCTGGTCTATGGCTTAGAAAAAATCCTTTAG
- a CDS encoding phosphate ABC transporter permease, producing the protein MLVPLTREKFEQLVPLVATFPQYKYHWGKVSDFLKRLLISVVGGVVVTIAYSVLGEGSAGGLILFFLGVATSLYWLWAPVFWATLRNLEARKPRHSGFWQGRVLDAYVSEELIGTEETVNKRGELVLVENRERRLNLEVGDESGFRIPVQVPLRREHKAIRPDQVAHMVVMSHLPDLSRIAKISDIYIPSQNIWVSDYPQVQRDNFLEVSRRLSAQPKPRKSPRRRAAMDM; encoded by the coding sequence ATGCTAGTTCCATTGACTCGCGAGAAATTCGAACAACTGGTTCCGCTCGTTGCCACTTTTCCTCAGTACAAATATCACTGGGGAAAAGTCTCTGACTTCTTAAAGCGACTTCTCATTTCTGTTGTGGGAGGGGTAGTTGTCACCATCGCCTACTCCGTTCTTGGAGAAGGCAGCGCAGGTGGGCTCATCCTCTTTTTCCTAGGAGTGGCAACCAGTCTCTATTGGCTCTGGGCTCCTGTTTTCTGGGCTACCCTCCGAAACCTAGAAGCTCGCAAACCACGCCATAGCGGTTTTTGGCAAGGCCGTGTCTTAGATGCCTACGTCAGCGAAGAACTGATTGGGACAGAAGAAACCGTGAATAAGCGGGGAGAGTTAGTCCTCGTAGAAAACCGCGAACGACGTCTGAACTTAGAAGTAGGCGACGAGAGCGGATTTAGAATTCCCGTCCAAGTGCCGCTGCGTCGGGAGCATAAAGCCATTCGCCCAGACCAAGTCGCTCATATGGTGGTGATGTCGCATTTGCCAGATCTGAGTCGCATTGCCAAAATTTCTGACATTTACATTCCTAGCCAGAATATTTGGGTGAGCGACTACCCACAAGTGCAGCGGGATAATTTCTTGGAAGTTAGCCGACGACTAAGCGCTCAACCCAAGCCTCGCAAATCCCCTCGCCGCCGCGCTGCAATGGACATGTAA
- a CDS encoding precorrin-8X methylmutase — MEWHITDAQSLGIIDREMGEHTFSPAEYEIVRRVIYATADFEYKSLIRFSEQALQAGAAALAARSTIVVDVPMVQVGITSNIQNTFANPVYCSMDALTRPQRDKTRAAWGIETLARRYPEGIFVIGQAQTALSVIVDLIEAEEIRPALVVGTPSGFVDIEVAKHRLQDSLVPHIRIEGRKGSAVVAAAIMNGLVDLAWKAYGQDSPGMG, encoded by the coding sequence ATGGAGTGGCATATTACGGACGCTCAGAGTTTAGGAATCATTGACCGAGAAATGGGTGAACACACGTTTTCCCCGGCTGAATATGAAATTGTGCGTCGAGTGATTTATGCCACTGCTGATTTTGAGTACAAATCCTTGATTCGCTTTTCTGAGCAGGCACTACAAGCAGGGGCAGCAGCTTTAGCAGCCCGCAGCACTATTGTGGTAGATGTGCCGATGGTACAAGTTGGTATTACTTCAAATATCCAAAATACCTTTGCCAATCCGGTATATTGCAGCATGGATGCTTTGACTCGGCCTCAAAGAGATAAAACTCGCGCTGCTTGGGGTATTGAAACCCTGGCACGTCGCTATCCAGAAGGCATTTTCGTGATTGGTCAAGCCCAAACTGCCTTATCGGTCATTGTGGATTTAATTGAAGCAGAAGAAATTCGCCCCGCCCTAGTGGTGGGCACTCCCTCTGGATTTGTCGATATTGAAGTTGCAAAACACCGCTTACAGGATTCATTGGTGCCCCATATTCGCATCGAGGGACGTAAAGGGAGCGCTGTTGTCGCCGCTGCAATTATGAATGGCTTAGTAGATTTGGCTTGGAAAGCCTACGGTCAAGACAGCCCTGGTATGGGTTGA
- a CDS encoding TPM domain-containing protein, whose protein sequence is MPYLSPRRLLTFLAAFCLALSIWAIAPAAQAYENPQLLPSEPTTVIDLAKNLTGIQEESLAKDLETFEAETGWKLRVLTQFDQTPGRAVKDFWGLDEKSLLLVADARGGNILNFSVGDAFYELMPRTFWIELQTRYGNQFFVRENGEDQAIIQALESVKACLRKGGCQVVPGLPQEQWILTLITSLVGGVIFGFAAHPRKEGQVFAWQWALIFSPLWGILFIAFGVGPVVTRTSEWLPLFRNVVGFMLGALVAYLSPMFTQSSAPES, encoded by the coding sequence ATGCCATACCTTTCTCCGCGACGGCTTCTTACTTTCCTTGCTGCCTTCTGCTTAGCGTTGTCAATATGGGCGATCGCACCAGCAGCCCAAGCCTACGAAAACCCACAACTGCTGCCCAGTGAACCAACGACGGTCATTGATCTAGCAAAAAATCTTACGGGCATTCAAGAAGAATCCTTGGCCAAAGATTTAGAAACCTTTGAAGCAGAAACAGGCTGGAAACTTCGAGTTTTGACTCAATTTGATCAAACTCCAGGGCGAGCGGTGAAAGACTTTTGGGGCCTAGATGAAAAAAGCCTACTGCTAGTTGCGGATGCACGGGGCGGTAATATCCTCAACTTTAGTGTTGGGGATGCCTTTTATGAGTTGATGCCACGCACCTTCTGGATTGAACTGCAAACCCGCTATGGTAACCAATTCTTTGTGCGCGAAAATGGTGAAGACCAAGCCATCATTCAAGCCCTAGAGTCCGTCAAAGCCTGCTTACGTAAAGGTGGGTGCCAAGTGGTGCCCGGTTTGCCTCAAGAACAGTGGATTCTTACTCTAATTACTTCACTGGTTGGAGGCGTGATTTTCGGCTTTGCCGCTCATCCTCGTAAGGAAGGCCAAGTGTTTGCTTGGCAATGGGCTTTAATTTTCTCGCCTCTGTGGGGAATTTTATTTATTGCTTTTGGTGTTGGTCCGGTTGTGACGCGTACCTCAGAATGGCTACCTCTGTTTCGAAACGTGGTGGGATTTATGCTAGGAGCTTTAGTGGCTTATCTTTCACCAATGTTTACTCAGTCCTCCGCCCCTGAAAGTTAA
- a CDS encoding tetratricopeptide repeat protein, translated as MTQSFQSSQVQPLYPLPPVNSVRNRPQVRRQADIDPRQRREYEDAIARCDQAIARKGDDVSAWYQRGQAQANLGAYNEAIASFNQALRSQPNHAAALVFRAVAFIHLNCYEEALLSCNTALTIQPHHAEAWLFRGVALRYLNRYKEAYASYDHALGIRRPANWLNRISRIFGWFRQ; from the coding sequence ATGACCCAGTCATTTCAGTCATCCCAGGTTCAGCCTCTTTATCCACTTCCTCCAGTCAACTCAGTACGGAACAGACCTCAAGTTCGCCGCCAAGCTGATATTGACCCTCGGCAACGGCGGGAGTATGAAGACGCGATCGCCCGTTGTGATCAAGCGATCGCCCGAAAAGGTGATGATGTGAGCGCTTGGTACCAACGGGGACAGGCTCAAGCCAACTTGGGAGCCTATAATGAAGCGATCGCCAGTTTTAACCAAGCGCTAAGGAGCCAGCCTAATCATGCTGCCGCTCTAGTGTTTCGGGCTGTGGCTTTCATTCACTTAAATTGTTACGAAGAAGCCTTGCTTAGTTGCAATACAGCTTTAACGATTCAGCCTCACCATGCAGAAGCTTGGTTATTTCGAGGGGTAGCACTGCGTTATCTCAACCGCTACAAAGAAGCTTATGCTAGCTACGACCATGCCTTGGGAATTCGCAGACCTGCTAACTGGCTGAACCGGATCTCCAGAATTTTCGGTTGGTTTCGGCAGTAA
- the hflX gene encoding GTPase HflX: MGTPRQTQIPPLELPRYGAERLSGIRCLATQLKIEPPNEAALTAMAIQRLDSLVMITLSGAGFERRGGGATGYVKHAYLAHLVPHPEANWTVSPPTDLDDLAAQDFLDLVENLEAEFEREYVAQQVDRDHDQVLIVGLMTDERKSQRFQDGLVELTRLVETAGGTVVETLTQKRSRPHPQTVVGEGKVQEIALAAQTVGANLIAFDRDLHPAQVRNLETQIGIRVVDRTEVILDIFAQRAQSRAGKLQVELAQLEYMLPRLIGRGQAMSRLGGGIGTRGPGETKLETERRGIQRRISRLQQEVNQLQAHRSRLRQRRQHREVPSIAIVGYTNAGKSTLLNTLTNAEVYTADQLFATLDPTTRRLIIQDAVTQEPRSILLTDTVGFIHELPPSLVDAFRATLEEVTEADALLHLVDLSHPAWQNQIRSVMKILSEMPITPGPALVAFNKIDQVDGDTLALAQEEFPQAVFLSASDRLGLETLRRRLAQLVDYAVSSWG, from the coding sequence GTGGGTACGCCCCGTCAAACTCAGATTCCACCTCTAGAACTACCGCGTTACGGGGCCGAACGTCTCAGTGGCATTCGCTGTTTAGCGACCCAATTAAAAATTGAACCACCCAACGAAGCTGCTTTGACTGCTATGGCGATTCAGCGGCTCGATAGCTTGGTAATGATTACCTTGTCAGGTGCAGGATTTGAGCGGCGTGGGGGTGGAGCAACAGGCTATGTTAAGCACGCTTACTTAGCGCATCTAGTCCCACATCCAGAAGCGAACTGGACTGTTTCACCACCAACCGACCTGGATGATTTAGCGGCTCAAGATTTTCTAGATTTAGTAGAAAATTTAGAAGCAGAATTTGAGCGCGAATACGTCGCTCAACAAGTCGATCGCGACCACGATCAGGTGTTGATTGTGGGCTTGATGACCGATGAACGAAAATCTCAGCGCTTCCAAGATGGCTTAGTCGAACTGACTCGCCTAGTGGAAACTGCGGGTGGCACTGTGGTAGAAACCCTAACCCAAAAGCGCTCTCGTCCTCACCCACAAACTGTGGTTGGTGAAGGCAAAGTTCAAGAAATTGCGCTTGCCGCTCAAACAGTGGGTGCAAACCTAATTGCTTTCGATCGTGACTTACACCCAGCCCAAGTGCGTAACTTGGAAACTCAAATCGGCATTCGGGTGGTCGATCGCACTGAAGTAATTTTAGATATTTTTGCGCAACGGGCTCAGTCTAGAGCCGGGAAACTGCAAGTAGAGTTGGCGCAGTTGGAATACATGCTGCCGCGTCTGATCGGGCGGGGACAAGCTATGTCACGCTTGGGCGGTGGGATTGGCACCAGAGGCCCTGGTGAGACCAAGCTAGAAACCGAGCGTCGTGGCATCCAGCGGCGAATTTCTCGGTTGCAGCAAGAAGTCAACCAATTACAAGCTCACCGTTCTCGGTTGCGGCAACGACGCCAGCATCGCGAAGTTCCATCGATCGCGATCGTGGGTTATACCAATGCTGGTAAGTCTACGTTGTTAAACACATTGACCAACGCGGAAGTGTATACCGCTGACCAACTCTTCGCGACGCTCGACCCTACCACCCGACGCCTGATCATTCAAGATGCTGTGACTCAGGAACCCCGCTCTATTTTGCTGACCGACACGGTTGGCTTTATCCACGAGCTACCGCCGTCGTTAGTGGATGCGTTCCGAGCCACTTTGGAGGAAGTCACGGAGGCAGATGCTTTGTTGCATTTGGTGGATCTTTCCCATCCAGCTTGGCAAAACCAAATTCGTTCGGTCATGAAGATTTTGTCCGAGATGCCCATCACGCCGGGACCCGCGTTAGTGGCTTTCAACAAAATTGACCAGGTGGACGGAGATACTTTAGCCCTCGCTCAAGAAGAATTTCCTCAAGCTGTATTTCTCTCGGCCAGCGATCGCCTGGGCCTAGAAACCTTACGTCGGCGACTAGCTCAACTTGTGGACTATGCGGTTTCTTCCTGGGGCTAA
- the grxC gene encoding glutaredoxin 3 codes for MASKVEIYTWRTCPFCIRAKALLDKKGVEYTEYSIDGDEAARAEMSQRANGKRSLPQIFINDQHVGGCDDIHALNAQGKLDQLLQTAS; via the coding sequence ATGGCTTCTAAAGTTGAAATTTACACTTGGCGGACCTGCCCTTTCTGTATTCGGGCTAAAGCACTCTTAGACAAAAAAGGAGTTGAATACACCGAATACAGTATCGATGGTGATGAAGCAGCTCGCGCTGAAATGTCCCAACGTGCTAATGGCAAACGTTCTCTGCCCCAAATTTTCATTAACGACCAGCATGTTGGTGGTTGTGACGACATTCATGCCTTAAACGCTCAAGGCAAGCTTGATCAGCTTTTGCAGACTGCTAGCTAA
- the gshB gene encoding glutathione synthase has protein sequence MKFAFIIDPIQKLDPCHDTSVALMEAAQELGHEVWVTQANLLSVVNGKAWAILERVKLTPIQLIDGRWVAAESWYSLGSSLQDSTQAKSFGNLRPLEEMDVVFMRTDPPVTTAYLYATYILDYIDPARTLVVNSPSGLRAANEKMYALQFTEAIPTTIVTQDKQVIRQFVEQQGAAVLKPLGGKAGEGILFLQPGDRNLNSMIEISTFQGQLPIMIQTYLPEAKAGDKRIILLDGEPIGAVNRVPTGNEFRGNMAVGGRVESVDITPREREICAQLAPVLRRDGLIFVGIDVIGGYLTEVNVTSPTGIREIDRLNQSRVGHQVVQWLEKAKASKLSFSSSA, from the coding sequence TTGAAATTCGCATTTATTATTGACCCCATTCAAAAACTTGATCCTTGTCATGACACGAGTGTTGCCCTCATGGAAGCAGCACAAGAACTGGGTCATGAGGTATGGGTAACTCAAGCGAATTTATTGAGTGTGGTGAATGGTAAAGCCTGGGCAATTTTAGAACGGGTCAAGTTGACGCCCATTCAGTTAATAGATGGCCGCTGGGTGGCTGCTGAATCTTGGTATTCCCTAGGGAGTTCCTTGCAAGATTCCACCCAGGCTAAGAGTTTCGGCAATCTACGCCCGCTAGAGGAGATGGACGTAGTATTTATGCGAACCGACCCGCCGGTGACTACGGCTTACCTCTACGCTACTTATATCCTGGACTACATCGACCCCGCTAGAACCTTAGTCGTTAACTCGCCTAGTGGTTTGCGAGCGGCTAACGAAAAAATGTATGCCCTCCAATTTACCGAGGCGATCCCCACTACGATCGTGACTCAAGATAAGCAGGTGATTCGCCAGTTTGTAGAGCAGCAAGGAGCTGCGGTGCTCAAGCCGCTAGGTGGTAAGGCGGGGGAAGGCATCTTGTTCTTGCAACCAGGCGATCGCAACCTGAATTCCATGATCGAAATCAGCACCTTCCAAGGCCAACTGCCGATCATGATTCAGACTTACCTACCGGAAGCAAAAGCAGGTGACAAGCGAATTATCTTGCTAGACGGAGAGCCAATTGGAGCCGTTAACCGCGTGCCCACAGGCAATGAATTCCGGGGCAACATGGCAGTTGGCGGCAGGGTTGAGTCAGTGGATATTACCCCCAGAGAACGAGAAATTTGTGCTCAACTCGCTCCAGTGCTGCGGCGAGATGGCTTGATTTTTGTGGGGATTGATGTGATTGGTGGCTACCTTACTGAAGTTAATGTCACCAGCCCTACAGGAATTCGGGAGATCGATCGCCTGAACCAATCCCGTGTGGGTCATCAAGTGGTGCAGTGGCTAGAGAAAGCTAAAGCTAGCAAGCTCAGCTTCTCCTCCTCTGCCTAG
- a CDS encoding Fe2+-dependent dioxygenase, translating to MMLTIPDVLTSEELNSVVSNLDASDFVDGKTTAGWHAKLVKQNTQLKNEASYSQELKETIKNALRRNPLFQIAVQPRLIHSMLFSLYESGMSYGSHIDNALMGGQEFWRSDVSLTLFLSSPSSYGGGELVIEGVEGETTFKLEAGSAIVYPSSTLHRVNPVTEGVRLVAVAWVQSLVRDPHKREILFDLDVARRALFEKQGKTTEFDLISKSHANLLRQWADA from the coding sequence ATGATGCTGACCATCCCTGATGTCCTGACATCGGAAGAACTAAATTCTGTCGTTTCTAACCTCGATGCATCTGATTTTGTCGATGGCAAAACTACAGCAGGTTGGCACGCAAAGTTGGTAAAGCAAAATACCCAACTCAAAAATGAAGCTAGTTACAGCCAAGAGCTGAAAGAGACAATCAAAAATGCTCTGAGGCGCAATCCTCTGTTTCAAATCGCTGTCCAGCCTCGATTGATTCACTCAATGCTGTTTAGCCTCTATGAATCAGGCATGTCCTACGGCAGCCATATTGATAACGCCTTGATGGGGGGGCAGGAGTTTTGGCGATCGGATGTTTCCTTAACACTATTTCTCAGTTCGCCTTCCAGCTACGGCGGCGGTGAGCTAGTGATTGAGGGAGTTGAGGGAGAAACTACATTTAAGCTAGAAGCAGGATCAGCCATCGTCTATCCTTCCTCTACCCTACATCGGGTCAATCCTGTGACTGAAGGCGTGCGATTAGTTGCTGTAGCTTGGGTACAAAGCTTAGTGCGTGACCCCCACAAACGCGAAATTTTGTTTGATCTCGATGTGGCTCGTCGAGCTTTGTTTGAAAAACAGGGCAAGACGACAGAGTTCGACTTAATTTCTAAAAGCCACGCTAATTTGCTCCGCCAGTGGGCCGATGCCTAA